Proteins from one Sphingomonas sp. HF-S4 genomic window:
- a CDS encoding LysR family transcriptional regulator — translation MELRHLRYFRAIGREEHFGRAAIALRVAQPALTRQIRDLEAELGVELFERLPRGVRLSSAGRAFLHEVEEILSQVDRAVDRARRMGSGHLGTLRVGMSEIIAAYESISRGLLHFRENEPGVALDLRSMGSVLQIAALKDGALDVGIVYDAHIEERDAEGLERAKLGVGETMLAVHENHPLAARESVTMAEIAEQPVLGPARATARGYYDRLMAACVESGSAPDFVQQCTTNSILFSLVSVGMGVGLVTTAGSRAPVPNVRLVPIADLGLRFEVLLVWRALDRSAALRRFVDMMVQHAAGVLPPGGQAAAA, via the coding sequence ATGGAACTGCGCCATCTCCGCTATTTCCGAGCGATCGGCCGCGAGGAGCATTTCGGCCGTGCGGCGATTGCGCTGCGCGTCGCCCAGCCCGCGCTGACCCGCCAAATTCGCGACCTCGAGGCCGAACTCGGCGTCGAATTGTTCGAGCGGCTGCCGCGCGGCGTGCGGCTGTCGAGCGCCGGCCGCGCCTTTCTGCACGAGGTCGAGGAAATCCTGTCGCAGGTCGATCGCGCGGTCGATCGCGCGCGGCGCATGGGCAGCGGCCATCTCGGCACGCTCCGCGTGGGCATGAGCGAGATCATCGCCGCGTACGAATCGATCTCGCGCGGACTGCTCCATTTCCGCGAGAACGAGCCCGGTGTCGCGCTCGATCTGCGCTCGATGGGATCGGTGCTGCAGATCGCCGCGCTCAAGGACGGCGCGCTCGACGTGGGCATCGTCTACGACGCGCATATCGAAGAGCGCGACGCCGAGGGGCTTGAGCGCGCCAAGCTAGGCGTCGGCGAGACGATGCTCGCGGTCCATGAGAACCATCCCCTCGCGGCGCGCGAGTCGGTCACAATGGCCGAGATCGCCGAGCAGCCCGTGCTCGGCCCCGCCCGCGCCACCGCGCGCGGCTATTACGATCGGCTGATGGCGGCGTGCGTCGAGAGCGGCAGCGCGCCCGATTTCGTCCAGCAATGCACGACCAATTCGATCCTGTTCAGCCTCGTCTCGGTGGGGATGGGCGTCGGCTTGGTCACCACCGCGGGATCGCGCGCGCCGGTGCCGAACGTCCGGCTGGTTCCGATCGCCGACCTTGGCCTACGCTTCGAAGTGCTGCTGGTGTGGCGCGCGCTCGACCGCTCGGCGGCGCTGCGTCGCTTCGTCGACATGATGGTCCAGCACGCCGCCGGCGTCCTCCCGCCGGGAGGACAAGCCGCCGCCGCATAG
- a CDS encoding carboxymuconolactone decarboxylase family protein, whose amino-acid sequence MNKDDSYERGRAMRFDMFGEPGVRSLDNTDDFNEPLQDLVTRLCFGDVWSRPGLDRKTRSMLTIAILVGQSRPDQLRNHINGALANGVTKDEIREILLHATIYVGLPAGSDGWRHAREALQDADAY is encoded by the coding sequence ATGAACAAGGACGACAGTTACGAACGCGGCCGCGCGATGCGGTTCGACATGTTCGGCGAGCCAGGGGTGCGCAGCCTCGACAACACCGACGATTTCAACGAGCCGCTCCAGGACCTGGTGACGCGGCTGTGCTTCGGCGACGTGTGGAGCCGGCCGGGGCTCGACCGCAAGACGCGCTCGATGCTGACGATCGCGATCCTGGTCGGCCAGTCGCGGCCCGACCAGCTGCGCAACCATATCAACGGCGCGCTCGCCAATGGCGTCACCAAGGACGAGATCCGCGAGATCCTGCTCCACGCGACGATCTATGTCGGCCTGCCGGCGGGGTCGGACGGCTGGCGCCATGCCCGCGAAGCGCTGCAGGACGCCGATGCATACTGA
- a CDS encoding VOC family protein, translating into MTDARPLKGLYHFAYPCRDAEETRHFYEDILGLPLVNCMLSERVPSTGEETPYVHFFFELGDGSYIAFFDLGGTETPAPSPNTPDWVQHFAIETDSVESVDAMRQRLAEHGVKTTPLVDHEFVRSIYFFDPNGLRLEIAARTEAPGFLETAANEAHATLATWTKRKHG; encoded by the coding sequence ATGACCGATGCGCGGCCGCTCAAAGGCCTCTACCACTTCGCCTATCCCTGCCGCGATGCCGAGGAGACCCGGCATTTCTACGAGGACATTCTCGGCCTTCCGCTGGTTAATTGCATGCTCTCGGAGCGGGTGCCGAGCACCGGCGAGGAGACCCCGTACGTCCATTTCTTCTTCGAACTGGGCGACGGATCGTACATCGCCTTCTTCGACCTGGGCGGCACCGAGACGCCCGCCCCTTCTCCCAACACGCCCGACTGGGTCCAGCATTTTGCGATCGAGACCGATTCGGTGGAAAGCGTCGACGCGATGCGCCAGCGCCTGGCCGAGCATGGCGTCAAGACAACGCCGTTGGTCGACCACGAGTTCGTCCGCTCGATCTATTTCTTCGATCCCAACGGACTGCGCCTCGAGATCGCCGCACGCACCGAAGCCCCCGGCTTCCTTGAGACCGCAGCGAACGAGGCGCACGCCACCCTCGCCACCTGGACCAAGCGCAAGCACGGCTGA
- a CDS encoding LLM class flavin-dependent oxidoreductase: MKIWQFSEQAYHPAFQVPGSMRVTLPQHHCDPHEAGTLLNRYLDEYLLADELGLNIMVNEHHAAATCMSTSCMTTLAILARQTRKARLLALGIPLANRSNPLRVAEEIAMVDCLSGGRLEVGLVKGAAYELFMSNRQPTGFMERFWEGHDLIVEALGNQGDNFAWEGEHFHYRTASLWPRPIQQPGPPMWGTASSPSSAREYGRRGYTCATFLSGAVARSVFAGYREAYAEAHGRAAGQDKLAYLALVACADDTATAFRRAEAMKSYFTTAARLDPQFRNPWGFNPVEANVRMLQAGPAAMRPRMRNGAPLPVDGSIEEYMDAGLFFVGTPDEVHAQLVRFHAETGGFGNLLMMGQAGELDHKDTVDNLTLVAREVAPRLAELAEIPLEVRYEAVG; encoded by the coding sequence ATGAAGATCTGGCAGTTCAGCGAGCAGGCCTATCACCCCGCCTTTCAGGTGCCGGGATCGATGCGCGTCACCTTGCCGCAGCATCATTGCGATCCGCACGAAGCGGGGACGCTGCTCAACCGCTATCTCGACGAATATCTGCTCGCCGACGAGCTGGGGCTCAACATCATGGTCAACGAGCATCATGCCGCGGCGACGTGCATGTCGACCTCGTGCATGACCACGCTCGCGATCCTCGCGCGGCAGACCCGCAAGGCGCGGCTGCTCGCGCTCGGTATTCCGCTCGCCAACCGCTCGAACCCGCTGCGCGTGGCCGAGGAGATCGCGATGGTCGACTGCCTGTCGGGCGGGCGGCTCGAGGTCGGGCTGGTCAAGGGTGCGGCGTACGAGCTGTTCATGTCGAACCGCCAGCCGACGGGATTCATGGAGCGGTTCTGGGAAGGCCACGACCTGATCGTCGAGGCGCTGGGCAACCAGGGCGACAATTTCGCCTGGGAAGGCGAACACTTCCACTATCGCACCGCGAGCCTGTGGCCGCGCCCGATCCAGCAGCCGGGACCGCCGATGTGGGGCACGGCGTCGAGCCCGTCGAGCGCGCGCGAATATGGCCGGCGCGGCTATACCTGCGCGACCTTCCTGTCGGGCGCGGTCGCGCGATCGGTGTTCGCCGGGTATCGCGAAGCCTATGCCGAGGCGCACGGCCGAGCGGCGGGGCAGGACAAGCTCGCTTACCTGGCGCTGGTCGCCTGTGCCGACGACACTGCCACCGCCTTCCGCCGCGCCGAGGCGATGAAGAGCTATTTCACCACCGCCGCGCGGCTCGATCCGCAGTTCCGCAATCCCTGGGGGTTCAACCCGGTCGAGGCCAATGTGCGGATGCTCCAAGCCGGGCCGGCGGCAATGCGACCGCGGATGCGCAACGGCGCGCCGCTGCCGGTCGACGGGTCGATCGAGGAATATATGGACGCCGGACTGTTCTTCGTCGGGACACCCGACGAGGTCCATGCCCAGCTCGTCCGTTTCCACGCCGAGACCGGCGGGTTCGGCAATCTGCTGATGATGGGACAGGCGGGCGAGCTCGACCACAAGGATACCGTGGACAACCTCACGCTGGTCGCGCGCGAAGTTGCGCCGCGGCTCGCCGAGCTGGCGGAGATTCCCCTTGAGGTTCGGTACGAGGCGGTGGGATGA
- a CDS encoding alpha/beta hydrolase: MNAPALADGIARYVELFRAQPPASDLETMRLQGDLTAARFAVDFATEIDRFDTYIGAPGREIAVRVYDPGGDRLRPGICYFHGGGFSMGSVESFDIVGAALAEATGAVVASVHYRRLPEVDYPAAQDDCDHAFAWMQRQAEALGVDPKRIAVAGDSAGALLALATAAQAHPVCQLLFYGTFAMDPARPDYAASRDPLLSGERVRAYIDLFTRCGGHSAPIERDDLAGLPPTHIVAAEFDPLCGEAVEFADRLRAAGVPVSLQRAPGMIHGFLRAVGVSAPARAELAHAAEVVRPFLEGTR; encoded by the coding sequence ATGAACGCCCCCGCGCTGGCCGACGGGATCGCGCGCTATGTCGAGCTGTTCCGCGCGCAGCCGCCGGCGAGCGACCTGGAAACGATGCGGCTGCAGGGCGACCTGACCGCGGCGCGCTTCGCGGTGGATTTTGCGACCGAGATCGATCGGTTCGACACCTATATCGGTGCGCCGGGGCGCGAAATCGCAGTGCGGGTGTACGATCCCGGCGGCGACCGGCTGCGGCCTGGCATCTGCTATTTCCACGGTGGCGGCTTCTCGATGGGGAGCGTCGAGAGCTTCGATATCGTCGGCGCGGCGCTGGCCGAGGCGACCGGGGCGGTGGTGGCTAGCGTCCACTATCGCCGGCTGCCCGAGGTCGATTATCCGGCCGCGCAGGACGATTGCGACCACGCCTTTGCCTGGATGCAGCGGCAGGCCGAGGCGCTGGGCGTCGATCCCAAGCGGATCGCCGTAGCGGGCGACAGCGCAGGGGCATTGCTCGCGCTCGCCACCGCCGCGCAGGCACATCCCGTCTGCCAGTTGCTGTTCTACGGCACCTTCGCGATGGACCCGGCGCGGCCGGACTATGCCGCCAGCCGCGATCCGCTGCTCAGCGGCGAGCGCGTGCGTGCCTATATCGACCTTTTCACGCGCTGCGGCGGACATTCGGCACCGATCGAGCGCGACGACCTCGCCGGTCTGCCGCCTACGCATATCGTCGCCGCCGAATTCGATCCGCTGTGCGGCGAGGCCGTCGAGTTCGCCGATCGGCTGCGCGCGGCGGGGGTGCCGGTGTCGCTCCAGCGCGCGCCCGGCATGATCCACGGTTTCCTGCGTGCGGTCGGTGTCTCGGCGCCGGCCCGCGCCGAGCTTGCGCACGCGGCCGAGGTGGTGCGCCCATTTCTGGAAGGAACGAGATGA
- a CDS encoding alpha/beta fold hydrolase, with translation MDSDGLEELRFGTLSTLDVLGTQIELFTAGSGAPLLFLHGLDGVEGAAALLALLAKDFTVYAPTHPGFGNSARPTRLNRADDLGYFTLDVMDALGLADPVVVGVSFGAWVAAETFTKEPARASRLVLASPLGLPTANRRAQHVADIFMLSRQELGRRMQVGAPGPGSDMGVLTRLPEAQIRRLMRNDEAASLYGWTPYMSNPKLADRLHRIAAPTLVAWGAEDALIAAPYREAWRTALPQAEVETFAAAGHRIHADQPAALAARIAS, from the coding sequence ATGGACAGCGACGGCCTTGAGGAATTGCGCTTCGGCACGCTGTCCACGCTCGACGTGCTGGGGACGCAGATCGAGCTGTTCACTGCGGGGAGCGGGGCGCCGCTATTGTTCCTCCATGGGCTGGACGGCGTGGAGGGGGCGGCGGCGCTGCTCGCGCTGCTGGCGAAGGACTTCACCGTATATGCGCCGACGCACCCCGGCTTCGGCAATTCGGCGCGGCCGACGCGGCTCAACCGCGCCGACGATCTCGGCTATTTCACCCTCGACGTGATGGACGCGCTGGGGCTCGCCGATCCGGTCGTGGTCGGCGTGTCGTTCGGCGCCTGGGTGGCGGCGGAAACCTTTACCAAGGAACCCGCGCGGGCATCGCGGCTCGTGCTGGCATCGCCGTTGGGGCTCCCGACCGCGAACCGGCGCGCGCAGCATGTCGCCGACATCTTCATGCTCTCGCGCCAGGAACTGGGGCGCCGCATGCAGGTCGGCGCGCCGGGGCCGGGGAGCGACATGGGGGTGCTCACCAGGCTGCCCGAGGCGCAGATCCGCCGACTGATGCGCAATGACGAGGCGGCGAGCCTCTATGGCTGGACGCCGTACATGTCGAACCCCAAGCTGGCCGACCGGCTCCACCGGATCGCCGCGCCGACTCTGGTCGCGTGGGGGGCGGAAGATGCGCTGATCGCCGCGCCGTACCGCGAAGCGTGGCGCACGGCACTGCCCCAGGCCGAAGTTGAGACCTTCGCCGCGGCCGGGCACCGCATCCATGCCGACCAGCCCGCCGCGCTCGCCGCGCGCATCGCCAGCTGA